Proteins encoded in a region of the Streptomyces sp. NBC_00310 genome:
- a CDS encoding RNA polymerase sigma factor yields MLRRKARHIEGVQEPDDPLDAAQERRVRAVLALGGVPQSDLLDGVQQVRLRLLERAASGREAPRDVSAWAAVVASNLAMDWHRAKRRQERLGERLASLRQHEHPSGEESSVLSLAVARGLDELPDTLRQVLVLRFYADLPVRGIADELGIPEGTVKSRLHSAVRALRTRLHEDEVV; encoded by the coding sequence GTGCTGCGCAGAAAGGCGCGCCACATCGAGGGGGTCCAGGAGCCGGACGACCCACTGGACGCGGCCCAGGAGCGGCGGGTGCGGGCGGTGCTCGCGCTCGGCGGTGTTCCGCAGTCGGACCTGCTGGACGGGGTACAGCAGGTACGGCTGCGGCTGCTGGAGCGGGCCGCGAGCGGCCGTGAGGCACCGCGGGACGTGTCCGCGTGGGCGGCGGTGGTCGCCTCCAACCTGGCGATGGACTGGCACCGTGCCAAGCGCCGCCAGGAGCGCCTGGGCGAGCGCCTGGCCTCGCTGCGCCAGCACGAGCACCCCTCCGGCGAGGAGTCCAGCGTGCTCTCGCTCGCCGTCGCCCGGGGCCTGGACGAGCTGCCCGACACCCTGCGCCAGGTCCTCGTCCTGCGCTTCTACGCCGACCTGCCGGTACGCGGGATCGCCGACGAGCTCGGCATCCCCGAGGGCACGGTCAAGAGCAGGCTCCACTCGGCGGTCCGCGCCTTGCGCACCCGCCTGCACGAGGACGAGGTGGTGTGA